One window from the genome of Lentimicrobiaceae bacterium encodes:
- a CDS encoding carboxypeptidase-like regulatory domain-containing protein, with amino-acid sequence MNTRREQSNRFTIFLLLLLMKKYKPGFWLLLFFLFVKNLCFSQTAKDNDLIQFSGIVVTEEGENLKPVSFTNIAVKNTWRGTVSDYYGYFSFVARKKETVIFSAVGYKKVNFTIPDTITTHRYSLIQIMSTDTLLLPETVIYPWPTREQFKQAFVKLHVPEDDMIRAYRNLELMERKEHGILNETTPYLADGGTNYLYYMNSQNDKLYSQGGVTTNNLLNPMAWAEFFKAWKDGKFKKKK; translated from the coding sequence TTGAATACACGTAGAGAACAGAGCAATCGTTTCACAATTTTTTTACTTTTGCTGTTGATGAAAAAATACAAACCGGGATTTTGGCTTCTACTCTTTTTTCTGTTTGTGAAAAACTTGTGCTTTTCCCAGACAGCAAAAGATAACGATCTTATCCAGTTTTCGGGTATAGTGGTAACGGAAGAAGGCGAAAATCTGAAACCCGTTTCTTTTACCAATATAGCCGTAAAAAATACATGGAGAGGCACAGTATCCGACTATTACGGATATTTTTCTTTTGTTGCCCGGAAAAAAGAAACGGTAATCTTTTCGGCAGTAGGGTATAAAAAAGTAAATTTTACTATCCCTGACACTATCACTACCCATCGTTATTCACTTATCCAGATAATGAGTACCGACACGCTGCTTCTTCCCGAAACCGTGATTTATCCCTGGCCAACCCGCGAACAGTTTAAACAAGCTTTTGTAAAACTGCACGTTCCTGAAGATGACATGATAAGAGCCTACCGCAACCTTGAACTGATGGAACGAAAAGAACATGGTATTTTAAACGAAACTACTCCATACCTTGCCGATGGAGGCACAAATTATTTGTATTATATGAATAGTCAGAATGATAAGTTATATTCTCAGGGGGGGGTAACCACCAACAACCTGCTCAATCCCATGGCGTGGGCTGAATTTTTCAAAGCATGGAAGGATGGAAAATTTAAAAAGAAAAAATAA
- a CDS encoding nitronate monooxygenase family protein — MKKLNIGGLTIQVPIIQGGMGVGVSLSGLAVAVANEGGVGVISAAGLGLVHHNPALDYLEANIEGLKEEIRKAKEKTKGIIGVNIMVAMSNFADMVRTAISEKADIIFSGAGLPMELPKFLKHDSTTKLVPIVSSGRAARLICEKWKSAHNYLPDAIVVEGPKAGGHLGFRKEQLEDANYTLEKLIPEVVNEVKYFEDRYHQEIPVIAAGGIYTGEDIFNIMQMGAKGVQMGSRFVTTEECDASMAFKQAYINADENDMEIIQSPVGMPGRAVSNSFIDKVKQGLKMPINCPFHCIKTCDVSSSPYCIIKALFNAYKGNMESGYAFGGSNAYLATKITTVKEVFRELVIDLQTAINRSQQKA; from the coding sequence ATGAAAAAATTAAATATAGGCGGGTTAACCATTCAGGTGCCTATTATCCAGGGCGGAATGGGAGTAGGTGTTTCATTATCTGGCTTAGCCGTTGCGGTTGCCAACGAAGGGGGAGTAGGAGTAATTTCAGCTGCCGGTCTTGGTCTTGTACATCATAACCCGGCTCTTGATTATCTTGAAGCCAACATTGAGGGTTTAAAGGAAGAAATAAGAAAAGCCAAAGAAAAAACAAAAGGCATTATCGGAGTGAACATTATGGTAGCTATGTCGAACTTTGCCGACATGGTACGTACTGCCATATCGGAAAAAGCTGATATTATATTCTCGGGTGCAGGGCTGCCTATGGAATTACCGAAGTTTTTAAAGCACGACAGCACGACAAAACTTGTGCCCATAGTATCATCAGGTAGGGCAGCAAGGCTGATTTGCGAAAAATGGAAATCAGCGCACAATTACCTTCCCGATGCTATAGTTGTTGAAGGACCCAAAGCCGGAGGACATCTAGGTTTCAGAAAAGAGCAACTGGAAGACGCAAACTATACGCTTGAAAAACTTATTCCTGAAGTTGTTAATGAAGTTAAATATTTTGAAGATAGGTACCATCAGGAAATACCGGTAATAGCAGCAGGAGGCATTTATACAGGCGAAGATATTTTTAACATCATGCAAATGGGTGCAAAAGGAGTACAAATGGGAAGCAGGTTTGTTACCACCGAGGAATGCGATGCCTCAATGGCTTTTAAACAAGCTTACATTAACGCCGACGAAAATGATATGGAAATCATCCAGAGTCCTGTAGGTATGCCCGGAAGAGCTGTCAGTAACAGCTTTATTGATAAAGTAAAACAGGGATTAAAGATGCCTATAAACTGCCCGTTTCATTGTATTAAAACCTGCGATGTGTCGAGCAGTCCGTACTGTATCATTAAAGCTTTATTTAATGCCTATAAAGGCAATATGGAAAGCGGATATGCTTTTGGCGGAAGCAATGCGTATCTGGCAACAAAAATAACTACCGTTAAAGAAGTTTTTAGGGAGTTGGTTATCGATCTGCAAACCGCCATTAACCGGTCGCAGCAAAAAGCCTGA
- a CDS encoding CoA-binding protein translates to MNTRAEIDIFLNDKNLAIAGVSRNSKKFGNYVFRILQSKGFAVCPINPNADTIEGVPCYSRIQDLPIGINNLLIITHKRDTLQVLNDAIAKGIRNIWIQQSCDTPETIKIAKNNTDNLITRKCMLMYACPDGFHNFHRWLAGIIGSYVK, encoded by the coding sequence GTGAATACAAGAGCAGAAATTGATATTTTTCTCAATGATAAAAACCTGGCTATTGCAGGAGTATCGCGAAATTCTAAGAAATTTGGCAATTATGTTTTCAGAATATTGCAATCGAAAGGATTTGCAGTTTGCCCGATTAATCCCAATGCCGATACAATTGAAGGGGTGCCTTGTTATTCACGGATACAGGATCTTCCAATCGGGATTAATAACCTTTTGATTATTACTCACAAGCGCGATACATTGCAGGTGCTTAACGATGCCATAGCAAAAGGAATTCGTAACATCTGGATACAACAAAGCTGTGATACTCCTGAAACCATAAAAATAGCAAAAAATAATACAGACAATTTAATAACGAGAAAGTGTATGCTAATGTATGCATGTCCTGATGGATTTCATAATTTTCATCGCTGGTTAGCCGGAATTATAGGCTCATATGTAAAATAG
- a CDS encoding TonB-dependent receptor, which yields MQKFKTLFIICFSLFAVWCSAQEKATVYGIVSDNNKKPLDLVNVSIEGLPGGTTTNKNGYFELSIPSKQPINLIISFVGYDKRVYPLMLQPNERRNINPVLSTSSIRLPDFVVTESSISRTSNLTRVDPKTATIVPSLGGGIESLIKTLPGVASNNELSSQYSVRGGNFDENLVYVNDIEIYRPFLIRSGQQEGLSFLNPDLVSSISFSAGGFDAKYGDKMASVLDIQYKKPVRTSGSVQGSLLGGNMHIEGASHNYRLTYLLGVRQKSNQYLLNSLETKGDYKPSFTDVQGLITYDLNEELEISFLGYYARNQYKLKPKDRETNFGTQDEAFRFKVYFEGQEMDHFNTSTGALTLTYKPNNNLKLKFIASSFHSLESETYDILSQYWIGKLETDQSKGSNNQVVESLGVGSFLNHARNYLTADVINAEHRGIFTLSDNSWQWGLKYQHEYISDELSEWQMIDSAGYSLPVPSDSLGAVFPANHDLVLKSALRSEHTLSSNRIIGFLQHSRSLDTDNHFTLSAGIRGQYWDMNQQFLVSPRMNISFKPDWKNDVLFRFAAGLYYQPPFYREMRDLEGNLNTDLKAQSSLHFVAGSDWNFQVWSRPFKFVTEIYYKYLDNLVPYEVDNVRIRYYASNSAHGYATGIDMKINGEFVPGIESWASLSVMQTEEDIKDDFYYDYFNSKGEKIISGYTMNNVAVDSVIHHPGYIPRPTDQRFNFGLFFQDYLPNNPTYKMHLSFLYGSRLPFGPPDSPKYKHTLRIPPYFRVDIGFSKLIKGRDTKLPPKNVLNYFKNIWITAEIFNLLQVSNTVSYFWVTDVTNRQYAVPNYLTSRQLNVKLIAEF from the coding sequence ATGCAAAAATTTAAAACTCTTTTCATAATTTGTTTCAGTTTATTTGCTGTTTGGTGTTCTGCCCAGGAAAAAGCTACCGTTTACGGAATTGTAAGCGACAATAACAAGAAGCCTCTCGACCTGGTTAATGTTTCCATTGAAGGTTTGCCCGGAGGAACCACCACCAATAAAAATGGTTATTTCGAACTTTCAATTCCTTCAAAACAGCCTATAAACCTGATAATTTCCTTTGTAGGTTACGACAAACGGGTGTATCCTCTCATGTTGCAACCCAACGAACGCCGCAACATTAACCCCGTATTAAGCACCTCGTCTATCAGATTACCCGATTTTGTAGTAACGGAAAGCTCTATAAGCCGGACATCCAATTTAACCCGGGTTGATCCCAAAACAGCTACCATAGTACCAAGCCTTGGGGGAGGTATTGAATCGTTGATTAAAACCCTTCCGGGTGTAGCTTCAAACAACGAACTCAGTTCGCAATACAGCGTAAGGGGTGGAAATTTCGACGAAAACCTTGTCTATGTCAACGATATAGAAATATACAGACCTTTTCTCATCCGTTCGGGGCAGCAGGAAGGACTCAGTTTTCTTAACCCTGATTTAGTTTCATCTATTTCTTTTTCTGCCGGGGGTTTCGATGCAAAATATGGTGACAAAATGGCTTCTGTCCTTGATATTCAATATAAAAAACCTGTAAGAACAAGCGGTTCGGTACAGGGAAGCCTATTAGGAGGAAATATGCACATCGAAGGTGCTTCGCACAATTATCGCTTAACCTATCTGTTGGGAGTCAGGCAAAAATCGAACCAATACCTGTTAAACAGCCTCGAGACCAAAGGCGACTACAAGCCCTCGTTTACCGATGTGCAGGGGTTGATCACCTACGACCTGAACGAGGAACTTGAAATTTCTTTCCTGGGATACTATGCCCGTAATCAATATAAATTAAAACCCAAAGATCGTGAAACTAATTTTGGAACCCAAGATGAAGCCTTCCGGTTTAAGGTTTATTTTGAAGGACAGGAAATGGACCATTTCAATACCAGTACAGGTGCACTGACTTTAACATATAAACCTAACAATAATTTGAAACTCAAATTTATAGCATCCTCATTTCATTCCCTTGAAAGTGAGACCTATGATATTTTAAGCCAATATTGGATAGGAAAACTTGAAACCGACCAGTCGAAAGGTAGTAACAATCAGGTGGTAGAATCTTTGGGGGTGGGCTCTTTTTTAAATCATGCCCGGAATTATCTTACTGCCGACGTCATCAATGCGGAGCATCGTGGAATATTTACTTTATCGGACAATTCATGGCAATGGGGACTTAAATACCAGCACGAATATATTTCCGACGAACTGAGCGAATGGCAGATGATAGATTCAGCCGGTTATTCGCTGCCGGTTCCTTCCGATTCGCTTGGGGCTGTATTTCCGGCTAACCACGACCTTGTATTAAAGAGCGCTTTACGAAGCGAGCATACCCTCAGCAGCAACCGGATTATCGGTTTTTTACAACATTCCCGATCGCTCGATACCGATAACCATTTTACACTTTCAGCCGGCATACGCGGACAATACTGGGATATGAACCAGCAATTTTTGGTAAGCCCCCGTATGAACATTTCTTTCAAACCTGATTGGAAAAATGATGTTTTGTTCCGGTTTGCAGCAGGCTTGTATTATCAGCCACCTTTTTACCGCGAAATGCGTGATTTGGAAGGAAACCTGAATACCGATTTGAAAGCACAGTCGTCACTGCATTTTGTTGCCGGTAGCGACTGGAATTTTCAAGTCTGGTCACGCCCGTTTAAATTTGTTACCGAAATCTATTATAAATATCTTGATAATCTCGTACCTTACGAAGTGGATAATGTACGTATCCGCTACTATGCTAGCAACAGCGCACATGGCTATGCAACTGGAATTGATATGAAAATAAACGGTGAATTTGTTCCCGGAATAGAATCCTGGGCAAGCCTTTCAGTGATGCAGACGGAAGAAGATATTAAAGATGACTTTTATTACGACTATTTTAACAGCAAGGGAGAAAAAATCATATCAGGATATACCATGAATAATGTAGCTGTTGACAGTGTTATTCATCATCCTGGCTATATCCCCCGACCTACCGATCAACGCTTCAATTTTGGGTTGTTTTTCCAGGATTACCTGCCTAATAATCCTACCTATAAGATGCATCTTAGCTTTTTGTATGGCAGCCGGCTTCCTTTTGGACCTCCCGACTCGCCCAAATATAAACATACCCTTCGCATTCCTCCCTATTTTAGAGTAGATATTGGTTTTTCAAAACTTATCAAGGGCAGAGACACTAAATTGCCACCGAAAAATGTTCTCAACTATTTTAAAAATATCTGGATTACCGCCGAAATATTCAATCTGCTTCAGGTGAGCAATACGGTTTCTTACTTTTGGGTAACCGATGTTACCAATCGGCAATATGCTGTACCCAATTATCTTACATCAAGGCAATTGAATGTTAAGCTCATAGCTGAATTTTAA